One genomic window of Anthonomus grandis grandis chromosome 3, icAntGran1.3, whole genome shotgun sequence includes the following:
- the LOC126734655 gene encoding putative nuclease HARBI1, with protein MKTWEFIITPPEKRPENVGESSWNRACSSKNDGMQSLRFWGFPNTNELLRVAINEGACGERMPRVIGVIDCTHVKITKPSIHGDEYVNRKGVCSINVQATCNAREMFTSVDAYWPGSVHDSRIWRNSIVHGIMYNNVHEAALLGDEGYGVAPWLLTPYRNPTTPMQENYN; from the exons ATGAAGACCTGGGAATTTATCATCACACCACCCGAAAAACGACCCGAGAACGTAGGTGAATCATCGTGGAACCGTGCCTGCTCAAGTAAAAACGATGGCATGCAGTCGTTGCGATTTTGGGGG TTCCCCAACACTAACGAATTGCTTAGAGTTGCTATTAATGAGGGAGCATGTGGTGAGCGAATGCCCAGGGTTATAGGTGTTATTGACTGTACccatgtaaaaataacaaaaccatcTATTCACGGTGATGAATACGTGAACAGAAAAGGGGTATgctcaataaatgttcaagctACTTGTAATGCTCGAGAAATGTTTACAAGTGTCGATGCATATTGGCCAGGCTCCGTACACGATAGTCGCATTTGGCGAAACTCCATAGTGCATggaattatgtataataatgtgCACGAAGCAGCTTTATTAGGTGATGAAGGATATGGTGTTGCCCCGTGGTTATTGACACCATATAGAAATCCAACTACACCAatgcaagaaaattataattga